In Solanum pennellii chromosome 7, SPENNV200, the following are encoded in one genomic region:
- the LOC114077943 gene encoding uncharacterized protein LOC114077943 has protein sequence MATTTRPGVPKSEAVSKGYNFASTWEQNAPLTVQQQAAIQALSHAVAKRPFPSNLDQVSGHDNSLSVSTKLSSLEDSGAIEAVLVNTNQLPFLKAWRVQMPCQTASPNDGGYLPTWRNRPCSPGQPRAKRQNLCKQSAMWQ, from the exons ATGGCGACGACGACAAGGCCGGGTGTTCCCAAGTCCGAAGCTGTTTCCAAAGGCTATAATTTCGCTTCTACTTGGGAACAG AATGCTCCGTTAACAGTGCAACAACAAGCAGCCATACAAGCACTTTCCCATGCAGTTGCCAAGAGACCTTTCCCGTCCAATTTG GACCAAGTTTCTGGACATGATAACAGCCTCTCTGTTTCAACAAAGCTTAGTTCTCTGGAGGATTCAGGGGCCATTGAAGCAGTCCTAGTGAACACAAATCAG CTGCCCTTCCTCAAAGCTTGGAGGGTCCAAATGCCTTGTCAAACTGCCTCCCCAAATGATGGAGGTTACTTGCCAACATGGAGAAACAGGCCATGCTCACCAGGCCAGCCAAGGGCTAAAAGACAAAATCTGTGCAAGCAATCTGCCATGTGGCAGTAA